A section of the Hippea sp. KM1 genome encodes:
- the cmr4 gene encoding type III-B CRISPR module RAMP protein Cmr4 yields MNYKNRVFIIENITNMHVGSGEANFGIIDNLIQRDVLTGYPTIHSSSLKGALREFFEVGLKESKEFIKYVFGDENKNPGSVKFFEAMFLGMPLRSSKQPYVFATSAFALKNLLDFLNHLGVEMPLNEQLKGFLEGIKDSGNIISNGDYEVEDEDKKVTKSDVDLSVLTELFKEERIIVYPEKLEYKFKEYVEDLPTIARNKLENGISINLFYEEVLSKKSKFFTVFSFPTNLNKDDKEQLERFEEGFVSEITSPKNVIQLGANASIGYGICRFREIEK; encoded by the coding sequence ATGAATTACAAAAACAGGGTTTTTATTATCGAGAATATTACAAACATGCATGTGGGCAGTGGAGAGGCAAACTTTGGAATTATAGACAACCTTATCCAAAGGGATGTGTTAACAGGGTATCCAACTATACATTCTTCTTCATTGAAGGGTGCATTAAGGGAGTTCTTTGAGGTAGGCCTAAAAGAGAGCAAAGAATTTATAAAGTATGTGTTTGGTGATGAAAACAAAAATCCCGGTAGTGTAAAGTTTTTTGAAGCCATGTTTTTAGGCATGCCCTTAAGGAGTTCAAAACAACCGTATGTTTTTGCAACATCGGCATTCGCCTTAAAGAACCTGCTTGATTTTCTTAACCATTTGGGTGTTGAAATGCCGTTGAATGAACAATTGAAAGGGTTTCTTGAAGGAATCAAAGATAGCGGTAATATCATTTCAAACGGCGATTACGAGGTAGAAGATGAAGATAAAAAGGTCACTAAAAGTGATGTTGATTTAAGCGTATTAACCGAACTTTTCAAAGAGGAAAGGATAATAGTGTATCCTGAGAAACTTGAGTACAAATTCAAAGAGTATGTGGAGGATTTACCGACAATAGCCAGAAACAAGTTAGAGAATGGTATAAGTATAAATCTATTTTACGAGGAAGTTTTGTCCAAAAAGAGCAAATTCTTTACTGTATTTTCCTTTCCAACAAATTTAAACAAAGACGACAAGGAACAATTGGAGAGGTTTGAGGAGGGGTTTGTATCTGAGATAACATCACCCAAAAATGTAATTCAACTCGGTGCAAACGCATCCATCGGTTATGGAATATGCAGATTCAGGGAGATAGAAAAATGA
- a CDS encoding type III-B CRISPR module-associated Cmr3 family protein, protein MIRKFLTLTPLTPYFFGGEHTFSVDDLRSEEKARFFAKSFKLPQQTTILGMLRKEILRAKGKLTTHKRGEWVDLPKRNPNQDNPEFIEVVKLVGDKPFDFDAQEELDFGIIKSISNVFLVRDRKIYYRAPADLKLNPRKIEGVELFLGNFKKDFIDFGIDPKKYSFGGFIHKSDFVSEDDIFEEVWSVGINKGSKDEGFFQKIMYRLKNGFSFGLAVELEEEVNLEGVVQLGGENSLFKLTLEDGFEDFDFDKKDGFERIVILSDTILPPKALKWCDFILGESRIIRNITRTGNRKSSRKRVLEAGSVIYTHNRQKLKEFLDIANLQKIGMNRYKEC, encoded by the coding sequence ATGATTAGAAAGTTCTTAACATTGACCCCATTAACGCCATATTTCTTTGGAGGGGAACACACATTTAGCGTTGATGATTTAAGGAGCGAGGAAAAAGCAAGGTTTTTTGCAAAAAGCTTCAAGTTGCCACAACAAACGACGATTCTGGGCATGTTAAGGAAGGAGATTTTAAGAGCAAAAGGCAAACTAACCACGCATAAAAGGGGAGAGTGGGTTGATCTGCCTAAAAGAAACCCAAATCAAGATAATCCTGAATTTATAGAAGTTGTAAAATTGGTGGGAGATAAGCCTTTTGATTTTGATGCCCAAGAAGAACTGGATTTTGGAATTATTAAAAGTATATCAAATGTATTCTTAGTAAGAGACAGAAAAATTTACTACAGAGCACCAGCTGATTTGAAACTAAACCCAAGAAAGATAGAGGGGGTGGAACTTTTTTTGGGCAATTTTAAGAAGGATTTTATAGATTTTGGAATAGACCCAAAGAAATATAGCTTCGGCGGTTTTATACATAAAAGCGACTTTGTGAGTGAGGATGACATATTTGAAGAGGTCTGGAGTGTAGGCATAAACAAGGGTTCTAAAGATGAGGGTTTTTTTCAGAAGATAATGTACAGACTGAAAAACGGCTTCAGTTTTGGTTTGGCTGTTGAGTTAGAAGAAGAAGTGAATCTTGAGGGAGTAGTGCAGCTGGGTGGTGAAAACAGTCTTTTTAAACTAACCCTTGAGGATGGTTTTGAGGACTTTGATTTTGATAAAAAAGACGGATTTGAAAGGATTGTTATCTTAAGTGATACCATTCTGCCACCCAAAGCCCTTAAGTGGTGCGACTTTATTTTGGGTGAAAGCAGGATAATCAGAAACATAACAAGAACAGGAAACCGAAAGAGCTCGAGGAAGAGGGTGCTTGAAGCAGGAAGTGTTATCTATACCCATAACAGGCAAAAGCTAAAGGAGTTTCTGGATATAGCAAACCTGCAAAAAATAGGTATGAATAGATACAAGGAGTGTTGA
- a CDS encoding Cas10/Cmr2 second palm domain-containing protein, with amino-acid sequence MYYGITISPIVETISMGRKMAEIWAASYMFSYMMKNLASKLKDNPDVKFLVPHVEDSLFEKRDGGIGRFADRIIIETKKEIDGDLNRFVQEVKENVSELIADAINEDKNRVFEFINTYIRIPYIKVFQDFKNPIKEVSRLLNNIDYFECPSDYKDYLQRFLIRERILKSRLYKDCGKGGYESIAEIASKGSGVKVKFALDKEEDDYYKALKEQLKESEEPFLKVYKYIAIVHADGDNLSKVVEEKGKKTSEMIFNFTKEAEKILLKKDRGCNIVFMGGDDLLFFSPVYFRDKSTIFDLIDELREKYDEAFKEFNKNTQSGIQTSLSFGVSISYYKFPLYEALKESREALFAKAKSKKNAVCVKVRKHSGQLFEFTEQFDSDIYTDFKNLLKRALSDEIEFPHSFQYKLRNLKALIENNINLDNFFENFFNEEIHKTKFKAGLIEVKGLLEKYKNRVKKGSFDEEFNNLFSMLSMIKLLEGREDD; translated from the coding sequence ATGTATTATGGAATAACAATTTCCCCTATTGTTGAGACCATATCTATGGGAAGAAAGATGGCTGAGATTTGGGCTGCGAGTTATATGTTCAGCTATATGATGAAGAATTTAGCCTCCAAATTAAAAGACAATCCTGATGTGAAATTTTTGGTGCCTCATGTGGAAGATAGTCTGTTTGAGAAAAGGGATGGTGGCATTGGAAGGTTTGCCGATAGAATAATTATCGAAACAAAAAAAGAAATAGATGGAGATCTAAACAGGTTTGTGCAAGAAGTAAAAGAAAATGTGTCAGAACTAATTGCAGATGCAATAAATGAGGATAAAAACAGGGTTTTTGAGTTTATAAACACATACATAAGAATCCCATATATAAAGGTATTTCAGGATTTTAAAAACCCTATAAAAGAAGTGAGCCGCTTGTTAAACAATATAGACTATTTTGAGTGCCCTTCGGATTATAAAGATTATCTTCAAAGGTTCTTAATAAGAGAAAGAATTTTAAAATCAAGGCTCTATAAAGATTGCGGAAAAGGGGGTTATGAAAGTATTGCAGAGATTGCCAGCAAGGGTAGCGGCGTGAAGGTAAAATTTGCACTGGATAAAGAGGAAGATGATTATTACAAAGCTTTAAAGGAACAGCTAAAAGAAAGCGAAGAGCCGTTTTTAAAGGTTTATAAATACATAGCCATAGTTCATGCAGATGGAGATAACTTAAGCAAGGTTGTAGAAGAGAAAGGCAAAAAGACATCCGAGATGATATTTAACTTCACGAAAGAAGCAGAAAAAATATTATTAAAGAAAGATAGGGGATGCAATATTGTTTTTATGGGTGGAGATGATTTACTATTCTTCTCTCCCGTCTATTTCAGAGATAAAAGCACCATATTTGATTTAATAGATGAATTAAGAGAAAAATACGATGAAGCATTTAAGGAGTTTAACAAAAATACGCAAAGCGGTATTCAGACTTCCTTGAGCTTTGGTGTAAGTATCTCCTATTACAAATTTCCCCTTTATGAGGCACTGAAGGAATCAAGGGAGGCTTTGTTTGCAAAGGCTAAGTCCAAAAAGAACGCTGTTTGTGTAAAAGTTAGAAAACACAGCGGCCAGTTGTTTGAGTTCACAGAACAATTCGACAGCGACATTTATACGGATTTTAAGAATTTATTGAAAAGAGCACTATCGGATGAGATAGAATTTCCGCACTCTTTTCAATACAAATTAAGAAACTTAAAGGCCCTTATTGAAAACAACATAAACTTGGACAATTTCTTTGAGAATTTCTTTAACGAGGAGATACACAAAACCAAATTTAAAGCAGGTCTAATTGAGGTTAAGGGTTTGCTTGAAAAGTATAAAAACAGAGTAAAAAAAGGGAGTTTTGATGAGGAGTTTAACAATCTCTTTTCCATGTTGAGTATGATAAAGCTATTGGAAGGTAGGGAAGATGATTAG